GTAGTGTCGCGCCATGACGTCTAGGCACTCCTCATCAATAGCGTGCAGATTGCCACTGTCCTTGATGACCAGCCCTAGACCCCCCGCCGTAACCCATGGGTGGCGCATCAGTTTGTCCATGGTGATACGCTTCTTGGGGTCTACCTGCAGCATGGCTCGTATCAACTGCTTACTACCTAGGGACAACCATTCCGGTTCGTCGTAATTACCACTTAAGATCTTACGGTACAGCCGATCGATGTTGTTGTCATCAAACGGGAGACAGCCGCACAGTAAGGCGTATAACAACACGCCCATGCTCCATATGTCCACCTCCGCACCAAGATACACCTTCCCGACCACAAGTTCAGGGGCTGCATACGTGGGAGAGCCACAAGATGTTGCAAGGTGAGAATTAAGTCCGCCCTTAGGCTTCGCGCAAAGGCCGAAATCAATCAGTTTTACAACTTGATCCGTATCTAATAGAACATTCTCTGGTTTCAAGTCTCTATGTACATACCCAACACTATGCAAGTAGGCAACAGCAGAAACAATTTGCCTGAAAAAAGACCTAGATTCTTCTTCATTCAACTTGTTTCTTTCCACTATATGGTCAAACAACTCTCCTTCTGAACAATATTCCATTACCAAAAAACAAtgagtttcattttcaattaccTGGAACAATCTGCATATATGTTGATGACTCAAACTTTTTAACGCCTTTATTTCTAATTTCACTCTCGGCAAGTCATCccccaaatttaatttattcataatttttattgctaCCTTCTCTCCTGTTAATATATGAGTAGCTAATTTCACCTTTGCAAAACCTCCACAACCGATAGTTTTTTCTAACTCGTAATGATCTTTCAGAACAGAATACCGAACCATTATGTCAATACAGCATACGTCACAcctaatatattataattgtacAATTTCCTAGGACTATTCAAAGCCCgcgcacaaataatattaatatataactaCATAAAGTATATACTGTAATTCAAATCGAATGAGCAACCGCCAATTGCCATTACAAGAGTCCACATTTCTTCCAGTGTCACCAACTCAGTTTTTAAAAACCCGCTATGAaacagtgcagaaaccgctaaattgctatattatcTATGTATAATGAGATTATTTTTCCGCTgtaagtgctaaaaatacccgctaaatccctatagcTGCAATATAAATTTCACACATTTTCCACGCTAAACCAACACTGAAAAAcgccagatctagcgggaaaacagCTAAATTGACAGCACTGATTTTTTATTCTTCTGTCCCTTTCTTGATCTCTCATCGTTCACAATTAACCGAAGAGTTCCTAACAAAGAGGcctatatattaccggtatattattagtcctcttgtTCCTAACGACGGGAGTCAGAACCAAAGAGGGACTGCTTTGAaggagttccgctagttctcaataaatGGCACCATTATTGGTATGTTTAAAAGTTGTCGGAGACAATTACGATCAGGGTTGCCAGTTGGGCGAAAAGTCGCGAATTGGGCTACTCCGAAGTCCTGTTTGCGAGTAATTTTTACTTCAGGCGATTTGCGAATTTTTGGCCTGTTGAAAACTCgtcattttttaaaactattatcTATTTCTTTCGCTCTTTTAATATTTGGCATGACATGGTTTTTTTTATCTCTGAATTAATCATTCCTTCTAATAAGTTATACGATTATTGAAACGCACGTGAATCACCACCTATGTTAAACCACAATGTTACGTCTCCAGGTGTATCAGAAGGGCCTTCCTCGTCCCCACTCCGTCACTTGTCTGAGGAAAGTCCAGGGCATAGACTCGCAGTGCAAAAATTGCAACTTACgttcaattaatataattaattcgtGAGTTTCGGCAAGGAAAACATGTTGTAGTTCAACAGCTTTTTTACTGTATTATTCGCTGTCAGTATTAGTGTTATTTACAGCAATAGTGATCAAAAGTTACTTATTGTCAGCTGCTGTGGAGtaagttagcatgtctgaccgttaAACGAGTGGACCAGGGTTCAaatttggttgggacaagttaactagTTGATGTTTcttccagggtttttcctcaacccattaaaagcaaatgctgggtagatCTTGGAggtggactctggactcattttgctggcatcatcaccttcatctcactcagatgctagataatcatcgcagttgataaagcgtcgtaaaataaatcattttaaaagttattaatttttattttgtgtttaattatttacaAGATAAGATGGCTATAAACAATGAGTCCATCATTGCCCCTTTCAcactgtgttttgtaaaatttctttctgtgatagtattaatattttgtataattgcaATGGGAAAGTGAGAAAAGTACAGTAACAACTGTCGAGTGGAACTAAGGGCACAAGCAGATtcatcaaaatacaaacaaaattcagCTTCTTTCATCTCCCAATCtaaactttaaaatataattctaGTTGCTATTGATtatcaaaatatgaaattctGTTGGCTGTTTCGTGACTAGTTATACCGCGATAAAATCTGATGATCATTTAAGTGAACTTATTGATTTAAATTGTCCAAGTGTAGGAAtgtagtcttagaaaaaagttatcgcacagatactttggaAGTCCCAGAAAAGACGAGTGACTTGGTTCACAAGAGAATGACTGGTTcaggtaataaaatttgttttgttttgttgtatgcttgatcatgcgcactgccttctttctgagacaaagtatctgtacgacaaaacttttttctaagactgtacatctacCTCCAACCTCACAGAACAAAGTGCACTGCAATAATTACGACTGTCATAGCCACTAATATCCTAAAGAAATCAAAGACGTACCAGTTTACCATtttcatgaattattattattatcgaatcGACATCTTCGCTATGTATATGTTGTAGGTATTATAATAAACAAGATTTTTGTCTCTCATTAAGATAGAAGatagtatgaaattaaaatattgggCGACCTTTTCCTCTAAAAGGCGACTTTTAATTACATAATTGCGAATTTCTGTGAAAATCTGGCAATCCTGTTAcgatgatgtagattaagcataaattattctcacaattgacaatatcagcagtTTCCAGTTAAACCTACTGTTGCTTTATAATCAGTAGAGGCACGGGCAACCGTGGGTAGAggggatgaatattgaatttaaagAGGATATATTCATGTGTGATTGAAACACTGACTACTATCTTCGCCATTTATTCATAGAAATATTAAGGCATCCCAAAACAACAAAATTCCTAACCTTAATCACCAATGCAATGCTACAATTTTCTTTTATGCCTTCTCCTCTGAAACAGGCTCggacaattttaatttataaagttggcaatgaaaaaaatattagaaactaGAGACTGATAACAGTTTTTCCTATCTTGCGAAGAATCAATTATTGAAAGATTGTTGGAATCAAAATTGAGAAGTTGTATTACATTAAATCAATATCAGTGAGAATTTATGGCTCTGCCTGACACGCATATAAATTCTTAAATCGTTAATGGTTGTCttcaatcagaaaaaaaaaaaaaaaaaaaaaaaatgttgtactgTATTCGATGATGTATCTTAAGACCTTCGACTCCATTGACATGAACATACAGTATAAAAAGAGTCcttatgcatgcatgcattccacggaatctctacaatttaatttcttcttcattatcagCCAACATTATTCAAATTGAATCAagttttcaaaaaacaaaacctaTAGCTTTAGATTGTGGCATAACACAGAGTTCTCCGTTATCACCCATATTACTTAATTTGGCAATCATGTGATGCAAAATCTGACTGATTTTGATATTTCTACTAAATATGGCCAATTTCTATCAGATCAATTATCTCATTTATCTGCGCTAGCCTTCGTTGATGACCTTGCTTTAATTCGTAGCACTAAAGTAAATACTACATTACTTGTTGATTTAAGTATTGTGCGACATGTTATGGTTTATATTCGTGAGCCTGTGAATTATAAGTGAGACAGGATTGTTTATGCATAGTGTGTGTGGTAAATGCACAacctgttatttatttatctttcgttTGGTCTTAGTTATTAAAGTTGTTATTTATAACTCATTGTGAGTTATTGTTTATGTCCATGCCCGATCCAACAAGGTATTCTCAAAGGTCCCCTTAGGAAGTGATCTATATAAGTGATGGCTAATACCAGCAGAGCCGTAAAAGTAGAGCTTTCAAACGTTTCAATATATTGATAGCAAAAGATGAATAGATTTGCCTCAAGTGTcttgaatattaaatatttaatagcaGGTATCAGACTTTCCATTGGACAAACTTATTATTACCTACCTCCAAAGTTTCTTGAACCTCGAGAAAGAGCAGCTTTTCATAGCTTCCAGTGACTCGATACATCATGGAACATCTTTGGCCACATAAGGATCTACCTCCAGTTCAATGGTTTAGTCATTCACATAATCTAATGCTTTGTTCACTAAGTGCTCAGAACAAATGACGGAATTCTGGGTAATTTGAAATTACGCAGATTTATTCGATTCGACCACGCTTTGAATCTACTCAAAGCTCTTTCTAGATTAGGAAATCCATGAATGCTTATTCCAAGGCCTGTGTTTGTAGTTTTTGAGTACCGAACAACACAACATCAAGGCATTTCCGATAGACCGGTACACATACttagatataaaataatacaacacaagtaGTGTGACTGTGAAAAACTAAACTGACGTGCAATCATTCCCTGTTAGATAAAATCTAACaacttttatttttctgttattactTCATTATTGTTGTAGATGTAAAGCTATTACTTCAACAATGCCTTCTTCCATACCTCTATTTTCATTGTTGCAATTATCTTaaccaaaatttaattacaagtcTGTTGGTGACAAAATGCTTAAACATGTTGTATTTATTGCATATACATCATTGAAAACATAAGTACAATAACGTAAAATCTTCTTGTGCCATTATATATCTATTAATGCAAATATAAACTAAGAAACGAAAAAAGGAATTTTGTTAGATAACACGGAAGTTATTGTGTGATAACAAAAGGAGCGAGTGATCCCGGGCTGTATTGCAGTCAGCAGTAGATGAATCTCAGCTAACCTTGGGAGGAATGACGTCACCATGTAAATCAGTGTACCAATTATTGATGCATACCAAGAGAACGGAGCGCCCTAGAAACATGCAATTTTCACTATTatatttttctaaacaaaatCTTTATTATGAGTATTCCTTTCATTTTAAAGGAGAAAGAAACACAGAAATGAAAATTCCATTCTTCACTTCAGTTTATTAGTCTAGAGGAATGATTCACAACACACGAAGTCCCAATGTTGTGAGTTCAAAGGTTATCTTAGTACAGCACGAAATGTAACCTAAGACCCGATGCAGACTAGCGTCATAAAGACGCGCGTCCAATTATTTGGTTAAGGCTGCGTCCCTGTGTCCACCCGTCCACATATAGCATCATAGTGACGCATTGATCTACGTCGATTTCGCTGTCCATACTACAGCCGATAGacgcaacaacaataaaaaatgaagtgcCAGAACACAGCAGCCAGCAGTGACGCCGTGTTCTGCCAGAATCCGCAACTAGATAATTAACACTGCATCACCGCTGTCTATCTTTACCTGACGCTGGGTCCCGGGAACCACGTGTGTATTGGTCACTTAGAACAATGTACTTTTAAACCACGCATCAATGGGACGCTGCGTCACAGTGTCCTTTTAACGCTAGTCTGCATCGGGCCTAAGCACAATGTCACTCGATCCAAGAGAGAAACAGGCCATTTAACATACAAACAAGACTCAGTTCAGCGTATTGTTTTAAATGAGTGAACGTAATATTATTTGCCCTTATCAATTTGAACCGGAAAAATACGATTACGAAGGATTACACCAATCTGATAAAAATTCCGATATTGTTAGTGTAAATATCGAAAATCGTGCTGGTTCTAGGCACTGGTGTGTAAGTGCAGTGAATGTCTCATCATGAATAATTATGAGGAAAGTGTGTATTGCTGTGATTGTGAAAACATAAATTTGGTGAAGGGTGAATATTTAAAACATCCCAATTTTCGTAAATTAATTACAGATCgcgatattttaaatataatgagGCATAATTTATCTTTAAAAGCAAAGAgtagaactaaaaaaaaattactcactTCAGAAAATACAGCTAATAAGACCTGGAAATATTCTCGCCACAGTCTACATCTTGGATAAATTCATGGACTACATACAATTGGACATAGGAGAGTCGTGATACCATCATGTGTAGTGCATTCCATCAGAAATTAATTTCCAGAACCCAGTGGAGTTTATGTAGGCTACTTCGATAATGAAAAAGGCAAAAGTTCAGATCAGTTAGAAATTTAAACATTAATCTATGGAAAATGTCATTTAATAGTCTGTAGCCTACCTTTTTATAACTGAAAACGTGAAAAATGACTCTAAGTTAGTGACACTAATGAAGGACGAAGTATAGGTCTACTTCAACATCCAGGATTTCGTTAATATTTTCTCCATCCAATTTCCTAATAATTTCAGTTCCTAGTTTACACAGTACTTCTGAATTCTTAGTATTTTCActtccttcaatattaaattattttccaacacTGTTGCCATTACCACTTTCGTCGTCACTGTTTTTGTCAAGACACAATTCagtaacgatatttttttcgaatTCTAGCCTCATAACATTCAGTTCTTCGTCATTTGCAATAGGATGAAGATGGTTAAGTATCAATTACATTACTGGAACTTGGTGTCTATGTTTTTCATTTGTCCTTATAGTAGGAACAACTCCTGGTTTTAACGAAGGTCCTTTGAACTTTTCATCCAACATAAGTCGAATTTTTAAAATCTGTGATTGTTCATAGTTTGCATCTTTAAAATGTGAGGAACATAAACGAGCTCCAGGACCAGGCAcaacattttttcttttacaaaattcCACCCATTTCCTATACCTTTGGGAGGATTTATCTCTATTTGGTTATGTATGGAAACTATTTCCCCTATGAGTTTCGCTTCTTAGATTACAGTCATTTTTTCACAATTATATATTTCTAAAATAGGCTACTAAACTGACTCTCTCTCACCACCACGAGTTAAAAGCACTACAATAATACTACTGTAAAGTGAGTTTCAAATTTTGAACTCGAAACAATTATATAACGACGAATTCTACAACACTACTGTGTGTGGATAGATTGACTGGAACTGAAATCCCACTACTGTGTATTGTCGTCAGCCATGTGGCTGGATTGTGTGACATCACAGGCAGATTTGTTATCCTCTTTTCTGACGCAACAGGGCAAAACTCAAGAGAGACAATCATACCACTGCAATAAACAAAGCATGCCCTTCATTTAGGAAGCAACATGATTTTTGTGTTTCGTTCTCCTTTAAGTTAACAGGGCCTCTAAGCTTGCAATAAAGAGATGATCAGAAGTATTTGGCAGAACTACAAAtcacataacttttttttaaattttgtgatggtaattttataaaaataattgtttaaactaTGTTTTTCAGTATTGAGCACATTCTTGACATCGTTTAAGGCCTATTTTTAGTTTATAAAATTTAAAGGAATTAAGTAAATGCCTACTTAGGCacctaaaacttaatttttaagaTCCAGATGTCCAATGTCTACACATGACACAGAATGCATGATAGTAACAGGTGGAAAAATTACTatatatagaaatatttattcttctcgcaaaaagaaaatggaaaatgcaGTGAAGCAATGAGACAAGACTGGATAAGCAAGACCTCCATTCGGTTATGAGCAAGATTACTCCACTGCTGACACTAAGCTACGAAACATATCACAGGTCTGTGTCCAACATGACGCAGAATATCACATTTCAACAATACATGACAAGCATGTCATCCTGTGTCAGAAGTGCATGGTGAAGAGTCATTGTTACTGTTCCCATTGGGGCTGTCCGTGGAAGAGCTGTTGCCTCTCTTGATCCGATGCCGATCACAATCCTCATCTGAAACAGAACAGACAATGATGCAGCATGCTTAGGGAAAACTATATCAGTACACAAAGTAAACTTTAACACATCCTGAAGTATTGTGAGGGCAAGAGGCACTTCTGACACAAAGGAAACAAGTCAGCTGCCTAATGTCTTGCATAAATTTTAAGTAATAACAGAATTGAGCGGTTTTCTGCCACATGGCACTTGTTTCCTCTGTGAGTGCTTTAAACTAAACAGCTGTGTTATGATGAAGGCCACTGGTTGGAGTCCTATCATGTCTGTTTTTCCTTACGTGTTCTGTTACTGTGTGACCAGAAAATTGTCCCAGTCCACAAAGAGTGTTTTTATATTATGATTCATACGTACTAACACAGTCATCACGTGGAACTTCAAAAATGCATACTTATTACTTATGACGAGTCTTGTGACTAGTCTGACAATGAGTCattttcacatatttacattcaaTAACTGCTACCAATGCTTGCAATTAGTCATTACATCTtgttattaatacaatttttttatttatgctaaaattataaatttttgccCGAAATCAAAGCAATAACATGATACTCATATTATACATATAGTacaatatatttgagggaggtgggatatgatggtagagtctggattaatcttgctcaggatagggaccaatggcgggcttatgtgagggcggcaatgaacctgcgcgttccttaaaagccagtaagtaagtagtacaatatattttacgtgcaataatatcaatataatatattatctaTCAATCTTGTAACTAGACTTTTTTCGATTCTGATATTTTCTAGTGTTAGTATATTTTAGCTTCCAATACACCATCTTACAAATGATGAAGTACAAAATATCACTTATTTCCTTGTTACAAAACATATAAAATTCTGCTGGTGATTATTTTCGGAATCTTTTGTAAACAAATGTTCAACTTATGGAAGAATAGGAAGTGAGTAAAGATTTTTCATAgcttgaaaatatttgttttctgCATACTGTAAGTGAATCGTTTAGAGATTTATAAGAAATTCTCCAATTCATATGGCATTTCAATTCCTCAGAATACATCTCTACCTTCCACATTGCTTTGCTGGATTTCAAAATCTCGTTTCTGCGAAAAATTACGCCTCTGAGAGTGGCTCATAAGTAAAGTTCCACCCAAGATAATTTCAAGAAAGACTCTCTTTAACAAAGTTCCAAGTTGCACAGCTAATCATAAAGTGGTGAATAAATTTCATGAGACAGGAAGCATGCACATTAGAACATATTAGAAACgaccaaaaattattttttttccgaaattaaaaattaaggatTCGCAAAAGTTGCATAAAGGTGCCAATGCTTCGCACAAAAAATTTTGACCTCCTAGAAGCACTTTTCGCATAGCCGCAGAGGGACTCTTTTTGATTATCTTATTTTTCCTAACATAAGCACTTTTGCAAGTCTTCACTTGATGCAGACTGGTATGATTTGTTGTTATtgacagataaaataaaaggagtattatttttaagtttcaaGAGATGGCAGGAATACAAAATAAAAGGTACAAAAACGTTAGAGACTGAAtaaacccagaactcaccacagGGAGATGGCTGCTAACGAATTCCATGTATCCCTCCCCCCACTGACTActatttgtttattctgtttttattttccttttgctCTCCGTGAAAAATAATCTGCCATCTTCTCACAGAATTGAAGTAGCTTTCTTGTATCCAGTGTGGACCTGATAAAAGTATCTCTTTTTCACCATGAACTAAATACAGCCCAAGCATTGCTGACTATCTTTGCCAGTCTTTCGACCGATTTTTTGTGGCAAGGAAAATGAAGAATGTTTctgcaaatcttatgtacttaaACAACGGAGATTCTGGTATAATGAATTTCATAAGAAAGGAAATACAAAATATGAGTTCTTACTGCTCATTCGGTCCcacaatttattaaacattattatatcactgattaaattgcaaacttctttaccgtgttaatatttaggatttaccttgcttgactagtttcgaagtcttttgcttcattgtccaaagcctactGGAGATtctgcgctatcttctggtttccttttGTGGTTGGGTGTGTGATATatcagtgatatataagtgtatatagaaaaatgaagaaccATCATTATTATATACTCATTTTCTTCTtatatgtactattattttattatatttgtatttatctgtattaattgtattaatcTAGTCTGCCACTCTTCAGTAAATAAATTGCACAACTGCACTTCATTTAATTCTTCCTCACTCTTTTCATGTTTCAAGGTATGTTTTCCAATTCCGTCGCAGGGGGTGTTTCAGTAGTGCTTGGCCTTTTATTCTGAATGACACAGCTAACAAATTTCTCGTGTTTATCCCATGTGCTGGAAACACAGGTGATCTCAAAACTGTAGTTGTGGTTAACATTCCTTTATTGTTAAAACTAGGTCTAatgatttttacttttttactagTGACATATTTTGCGACAAATGCAACACTTTTAACATAAGTACCACGCTCCCAgtgtcctgaaaaaaaaaaaatttaatatgatttttcagaACCAGAATGCATTAAGTGGTTTCATTTTCCTTGCATGTATTTCCTTTCCATTGACAGTATCTGACTGCTCAGTATTTGAAAGAAGTGTTCATTCTATGCACACTGCTTTTGCCCAAAGACATTGTGAAGAACTGGATTTAGCACTAAGCTTATCATTGCTCAAAGAAGAAAGCCCAACTTCAGCTTTCAAAGGAAATGTCCCCACTACAATTTTGAGGAACAGTTTTCAAAATGTGCTCTTGATGCAAATCTGAACCATTATGGGAGACTTTAATAATAGCAGTTTTTTTTgtcttaaatatattaatttctccAGATTGCTTTCAAATTTTTATTATGGGGTATATGTTTTGTCTCGAttgctatcattattatttattttccaatggcTAGAATTGATGATCAAATCATTTTCTCTCTACCTTCCTAGTACAAGCTATCAAGTTAGTCTGTTGTGCAGTTGGGTTTAAGGCTGGGCAGAAGAGAAGGTATTGTTTGTCCATGATTTGGTCAGGGTTGTTGCACAAAACACATCTATTGGATTGGTATATGCCTATCCTGCGTAGATGGTGAGCCAGGCAGTCATGTCCTGACATCAAACTAAATTTTGCTACAGCTTCCTTGCGGCCTTTATATTTTACTTCCGTTGACAGTTCATGAATTTTTTCCCATGACTTCCCTCTGACAGCTGTAATATTTTCTTGCGTGTTTTCCATTTGAAATGCTTTCTTGATTTCTTCAATCTTCTGGCAGAGGTTTGATTTGGAGTGGATTATTGTTTGGGTTTTGGTGCCTTTTTTTGGCAAGTTGATCTGCCATTTCATTGCCAAATAGTTCAACATGTGAAGGTATTCACTGGAAAGACTTGTTTTTATGTCCTAGATGCTTTAGGAGTTTACGGCATTCCAAGATGGTTTCATTTTC
The sequence above is a segment of the Periplaneta americana isolate PAMFEO1 chromosome 3, P.americana_PAMFEO1_priV1, whole genome shotgun sequence genome. Coding sequences within it:
- the LOC138696097 gene encoding maternal embryonic leucine zipper kinase-like, with protein sequence MVRYSVLKDHYELEKTIGCGGFAKVKLATHILTGEKVAIKIMNKLNLGDDLPRVKLEIKALKSLSHQHICRLFQVIENETHCFLVMEYCSEGELFDHIVERNKLNEEESRSFFRQIVSAVAYLHSVGYVHRDLKPENVLLDTDQVVKLIDFGLCAKPKGGLNSHLATSCGSPTYAAPELVVGKVYLGAEVDIWSMGVLLYALLCGCLPFDDNNIDRLYRKILSGNYDEPEWLSLGSKQLIRAMLQVDPKKRITMDKLMRHPWVTAGGLGLVIKDSGNLHAIDEECLDVMARHYGRTAADLREELTQWRYDGVTATYLLLVTRKRRGLALRLTAPPRSRLNLGPSTTTCVETTPEGKENRRRGAKRLRSPGLGDESPVPTKQGRCSRTLTPVAATPSRTPTSARKVLGSIERGLTRMRHMLTPRVRDDQPTVLEGRALRNVSTTSSRNPEHVLGQLRHALDSKGIPCKQRGFTLRGKVATPKLSFELEVCLVPVAAMQSPLVGVLRKRLSGDIWCYKRVCEEVLALAAST